Proteins encoded in a region of the Mycobacterium branderi genome:
- a CDS encoding LLM class F420-dependent oxidoreductase, with translation MELAIHFIDFLPEHPARLAPTLTATAKAAEEIGATLFTLADHFFQMETVGRAEDPFLEGYTSLGYLAGQTSTIDLAMLVTGVTYRYPGLLAKTVSTLDVLSQGRSMFGIGAAWYEREHVALGVPYPPLRDRFEMLEETLQICRQMWSDDNGPYHGKHYQLAETICVPQPIRRPPVLIGGSGEKKTLRLVAQYADVWNSTVSEPEELAHKIDVLNRHCATVDRDPAEIRKTVGLLADPFADLDGYLRTLERYAGMGVSMINVGPVPGNPDPAGFVKRLGDDLMPRIAEIG, from the coding sequence ATGGAATTGGCGATTCACTTCATCGACTTTCTCCCGGAGCATCCGGCGCGGCTGGCGCCGACGCTGACGGCCACCGCCAAGGCCGCCGAAGAGATCGGCGCGACGTTGTTCACCCTGGCGGATCATTTCTTCCAGATGGAAACCGTTGGGCGCGCGGAAGACCCGTTCCTGGAGGGCTACACGTCGCTGGGCTATTTGGCGGGGCAGACGTCGACGATCGACTTGGCCATGCTGGTCACCGGGGTCACCTACCGTTATCCGGGGCTGCTGGCCAAGACCGTCAGCACCCTCGACGTGCTCTCGCAGGGCCGCTCGATGTTCGGCATCGGCGCCGCCTGGTACGAGCGCGAGCACGTCGCACTGGGTGTTCCGTATCCACCGTTGCGGGATCGGTTCGAGATGCTCGAAGAGACACTGCAGATCTGCCGGCAGATGTGGAGCGACGACAACGGCCCGTATCACGGCAAGCACTACCAGTTGGCCGAGACGATCTGCGTGCCGCAACCGATTCGGCGTCCACCTGTCTTGATCGGCGGCTCCGGGGAGAAGAAGACGCTGCGGTTGGTCGCCCAGTACGCCGATGTCTGGAACAGCACGGTCTCCGAACCCGAGGAGCTCGCGCACAAGATCGATGTGCTGAACCGGCATTGCGCGACGGTGGACCGCGATCCCGCCGAGATTCGCAAGACCGTGGGACTGTTGGCGGATCCGTTCGCGGACCTCGACGGGTACCTACGGACGCTCGAACGCTATGCCGGGATGGGTGTTTCGATGATCAACGTCGGTCCGGTACCCGGGAATCCGGATCCGGCCGGCTTCGTGAAGCGTCTCGGCGACGACCTGATGCCGAGGATCGCCGAGATCGGGTGA
- a CDS encoding SDR family NAD(P)-dependent oxidoreductase has protein sequence MASSVSGKVAFVTGGASGIGLVTTAGQAGYTATKHAVVAISKTLRIEAERHGVRVSVLCPGVIRTPILTGGRYGRTEKAGLSDDEILRRWEQLRPMAPEKFAERALRAVFRDKAIIVVPAWWKTFWYLERLSPSLSMRLARVTLERIRKAP, from the coding sequence ATGGCGTCGAGCGTGTCGGGAAAGGTCGCATTCGTCACCGGCGGCGCGTCGGGCATCGGTCTTGTCACCACCGCGGGCCAGGCGGGCTATACCGCCACCAAACACGCCGTGGTCGCGATCTCGAAGACGTTGCGCATCGAGGCCGAGCGCCACGGCGTCCGGGTCTCGGTGCTGTGCCCGGGCGTGATCCGGACCCCGATACTCACCGGCGGTCGCTACGGGCGGACCGAGAAGGCCGGCCTCAGCGACGACGAAATCCTGCGGCGCTGGGAGCAATTGCGTCCCATGGCGCCCGAGAAGTTCGCCGAGCGCGCCCTTCGCGCGGTCTTCCGTGACAAGGCGATCATTGTGGTGCCGGCATGGTGGAAGACGTTCTGGTACTTGGAGCGGCTCTCGCCGTCGTTGTCGATGCGCCTTGCACGAGTCACGCTCGAGCGCATCCGGAAAGCGCCCTGA
- a CDS encoding HNH endonuclease signature motif containing protein produces MFDAQGPGSQEAVIARLDELMERRHPSTTSESAGLVDRICAATRLENRAAAAQLAAIGELFGYRLARCSETEQWAMDTEAAVAAEVAAALRISQGLAGSRLRYARAMRERLPQLGAVFVAGDIDYRMFQTIVFRTDLITDPEVLAAVDAQLALRVPRWPSMTQGRLAGQVDKIVARADRDAVRQRREQQADRELCISDSGNGLAEVFGRLIATDAHAVDARLEALAGSVCEHDPRTRTQRRADAMGALAVGAERLTCHCGRAECPAAAKPAPSPVLIHVIAEPAAIAGAGSAAASRVGADALIPPELLEQLATSAKLVALSHPADAAPEPGYVPSKALADFVRCRDLTCRWPGCDRPAWDCDLDHTTPYAQGGPTHASNLKCYCRTHHLVKTFWGWADKQLPDATVILTSPSGQTYVTTPGSALLFPSLCAPTGDLGAPAPVRTERCAERAVMMPKRRRTRAQNRANYIAKERKRNRDARAARRQARETAIFGPAPPTDDDEPPPF; encoded by the coding sequence ATGTTCGATGCTCAGGGTCCGGGGTCGCAGGAGGCGGTGATTGCCCGCCTGGATGAGCTGATGGAACGGCGCCATCCGTCGACGACGTCGGAGTCGGCTGGCTTGGTGGATCGGATTTGCGCGGCGACGCGGTTGGAAAATCGGGCGGCGGCCGCGCAGTTGGCTGCGATTGGGGAGTTGTTCGGCTATCGGCTCGCGCGTTGTTCGGAGACCGAGCAGTGGGCGATGGACACCGAGGCGGCGGTGGCCGCGGAGGTGGCGGCGGCGTTGCGGATCAGCCAGGGCCTGGCGGGCAGCCGGCTGCGTTATGCGCGGGCCATGCGGGAGCGGTTGCCCCAGCTGGGCGCGGTGTTTGTCGCCGGGGATATCGACTATCGGATGTTTCAGACGATTGTGTTTCGCACCGATCTGATCACCGATCCCGAGGTGCTGGCCGCGGTCGATGCCCAGTTGGCGCTGCGGGTGCCGCGTTGGCCGTCGATGACACAGGGCCGGCTGGCGGGGCAGGTGGATAAGATCGTGGCCCGCGCCGATCGCGATGCCGTGCGCCAGCGTCGTGAGCAGCAGGCCGATCGCGAGTTGTGCATCTCCGATAGCGGTAACGGTTTAGCCGAGGTGTTCGGCCGTTTGATCGCCACCGACGCTCATGCGGTGGATGCCCGCCTGGAGGCGTTGGCGGGCAGCGTGTGTGAGCATGATCCGCGCACCCGCACGCAGCGCCGCGCCGATGCGATGGGGGCGCTGGCGGTCGGGGCCGAGCGGTTGACGTGTCACTGCGGGCGCGCCGAGTGCCCCGCGGCGGCCAAGCCGGCGCCCTCACCGGTGCTGATTCATGTCATCGCCGAGCCGGCCGCGATCGCGGGCGCCGGGTCGGCGGCGGCCTCGCGGGTGGGCGCTGATGCGCTGATCCCACCCGAACTGCTCGAGCAACTGGCGACATCGGCCAAGCTGGTGGCGCTGTCCCATCCCGCCGATGCCGCCCCGGAGCCGGGGTATGTGCCGTCGAAGGCGCTGGCGGATTTTGTGCGCTGCCGGGATTTGACGTGTCGCTGGCCCGGCTGCGATCGGCCGGCCTGGGACTGCGACCTTGATCATACGACCCCCTATGCCCAGGGTGGGCCCACGCACGCGTCGAACCTCAAATGCTATTGCCGCACACATCATTTGGTGAAAACGTTCTGGGGCTGGGCAGACAAGCAGCTGCCCGACGCGACGGTGATTTTGACCTCGCCGTCTGGGCAGACCTATGTCACCACTCCGGGCAGCGCGCTGTTGTTCCCGAGCTTGTGCGCGCCCACCGGCGACCTAGGCGCACCCGCGCCGGTCCGCACCGAACGCTGCGCCGAGCGGGCCGTGATGATGCCCAAACGCCGCCGCACCCGCGCCCAAAACCGCGCCAACTACATCGCCAAAGAACGCAAACGCAACCGAGACGCCCGCGCGGCGCGCCGACAAGCCCGCGAAACCGCAATATTCGGCCCCGCACCACCCACCGACGACGACGAACCACCGCCGTTCTAA
- a CDS encoding M28 family metallopeptidase produces the protein MANKSKVTLIIVATAALLIGGCGTSKSAQPASSAAATNFATSLRQKISTDAMMAHLSKLQDIARANGNTRAVATPGYDASVDYVVNKLRDKGFDVQTPEFQARVFHSEPGSVAIGDKTFEARALQFSLPTPPDGVSGPLVSAPVDDSPGCTPSDYDKLPVKGAVVLVDRGTCPFTEKEEAAVQRGAVALIIADNVDEKEMGGTLGDKADVKIPVVSVTRAAGVQLRDKAGPVTVKLKAETRDIAARNVIAQTKTGSTSDVVMIGAHLDSVPEGPGINDDGSGVAAVLETALQLGSSPQVHNAVRFGFWGAEELGLIGSRKYVESLNLDALKDIALYLNFDMLGSPNPGYFTYDGDQSMPVDKRGEPIVPEGSAGIERSLAAYLRSAGKTPQDTSFDGRSDYDGFTLAGIPAGGLFSGAENKKSDEQAKLWGGEADQPFDPNYHKATDTLDHVDRTALGIHGAGVAYATGLYAQDITGRNGVPIREDRTRHELKK, from the coding sequence GTGGCTAACAAATCGAAGGTAACCCTGATCATCGTCGCGACGGCGGCACTGCTGATCGGCGGCTGTGGCACGTCGAAGTCCGCCCAGCCCGCGTCGTCGGCCGCCGCCACGAATTTCGCGACCTCCCTGCGGCAGAAGATCAGCACCGACGCGATGATGGCGCACCTGTCGAAGCTGCAGGACATCGCCCGCGCTAACGGAAACACCCGCGCAGTGGCCACGCCCGGCTACGACGCCAGCGTCGACTACGTGGTAAACAAGCTGCGCGACAAGGGGTTTGACGTCCAAACCCCGGAGTTCCAGGCTCGGGTATTCCACTCCGAGCCGGGTTCGGTGGCGATTGGCGACAAAACCTTCGAGGCCCGCGCGTTGCAGTTCAGCCTGCCCACCCCGCCCGACGGGGTGAGCGGACCGCTGGTGTCCGCTCCCGTCGACGACAGCCCCGGCTGCACCCCGTCCGATTACGACAAGCTGCCGGTGAAGGGGGCGGTGGTGCTGGTGGACCGCGGCACCTGCCCGTTCACCGAGAAGGAGGAGGCCGCCGTGCAGCGCGGTGCGGTGGCGCTGATCATTGCCGACAATGTCGACGAAAAAGAGATGGGCGGCACGCTGGGCGACAAAGCCGACGTCAAGATCCCGGTGGTCAGCGTCACCCGAGCGGCCGGGGTGCAGTTGCGCGACAAGGCCGGACCGGTCACCGTCAAGCTGAAGGCGGAGACCCGAGACATCGCGGCCCGCAACGTCATTGCGCAAACGAAGACCGGTTCCACCTCCGATGTGGTGATGATCGGCGCACACCTCGACAGCGTCCCGGAGGGGCCCGGCATCAACGACGACGGCTCGGGTGTGGCCGCGGTGCTGGAAACCGCGCTGCAACTGGGCAGTTCGCCGCAGGTGCACAACGCGGTGCGCTTCGGCTTCTGGGGCGCAGAGGAACTCGGGCTGATCGGTTCACGCAAGTACGTCGAGTCGCTGAACCTCGACGCGCTCAAAGACATTGCGCTGTACCTGAACTTCGACATGCTGGGCTCGCCGAATCCCGGCTACTTCACCTACGACGGCGACCAGTCGATGCCGGTCGACAAGCGGGGCGAGCCGATTGTGCCCGAGGGCTCGGCGGGTATCGAGCGCTCGCTGGCCGCGTATCTGCGCTCAGCCGGCAAAACGCCGCAGGACACCTCGTTCGACGGACGGTCCGACTACGACGGGTTCACGCTGGCGGGCATCCCGGCGGGCGGGTTGTTCTCCGGCGCCGAGAACAAGAAGTCCGACGAGCAGGCCAAGCTGTGGGGCGGCGAGGCGGATCAGCCGTTCGACCCCAACTACCACAAGGCCACCGACACCTTGGACCACGTCGATCGCACCGCACTGGGCATCCACGGCGCCGGGGTCGCCTACGCAACCGGTCTGTACGCCCAGGACATCACTGGCCGCAACGGTGTACCGATCCGCGAGGACCGCACCCGTCACGAACTGAAGAAGTAG
- a CDS encoding MEDS domain-containing protein: MTRRHGEVRSAAGLNPLGHVAWGYRDRSEFLARAAEYIADGLARNQRILYACDASSAALRNELDEMGFAEAVRTGQIAVTPVAEHYRFVPGTDVVDAEATVADGVAAMNYVVGAGCSGCRAVVDGAVLVRTPEQRAAFARLEYLVDQKMAVLPFAALCAYNLTLLGDAAKELMCLHPMVNTGAVGFRIYAGQGIDFALAGELDAAVHAAFSTALQWIWPLAAGDEVVIDARALDFVTHPQLVALDRLAAADGRQVVLRTDRRMVARLAKLLGLTNLRVEAPDLADVG, encoded by the coding sequence ATGACCCGACGGCATGGTGAGGTCCGCTCCGCCGCCGGCCTCAATCCGTTGGGGCACGTGGCGTGGGGCTATCGCGACCGCTCGGAGTTTCTGGCCCGCGCAGCCGAATACATCGCCGACGGCCTCGCGCGAAACCAGCGCATTTTGTATGCGTGCGACGCCAGCTCCGCCGCGCTGCGCAATGAGCTGGACGAGATGGGTTTCGCCGAGGCGGTGCGTACCGGGCAGATCGCGGTGACTCCGGTGGCCGAGCATTACCGGTTTGTGCCAGGGACCGACGTCGTCGATGCGGAGGCGACCGTGGCCGACGGAGTGGCCGCGATGAATTACGTGGTCGGCGCGGGATGTAGTGGATGCCGCGCGGTGGTCGACGGGGCGGTGCTGGTCCGCACGCCCGAGCAACGCGCGGCGTTCGCCCGCCTCGAGTACCTCGTCGACCAGAAGATGGCGGTGCTGCCCTTCGCGGCGCTGTGTGCCTACAACCTCACTCTCTTGGGTGACGCCGCCAAGGAGCTGATGTGCCTGCACCCCATGGTCAACACAGGCGCGGTCGGCTTCCGCATCTACGCCGGGCAGGGCATTGACTTCGCCTTGGCCGGTGAACTCGACGCGGCCGTCCACGCGGCGTTCAGCACTGCGCTGCAATGGATCTGGCCGCTGGCGGCCGGCGACGAGGTGGTCATCGACGCGCGCGCGTTGGACTTCGTGACACACCCTCAGCTCGTTGCGCTGGATCGACTTGCCGCGGCGGACGGGCGGCAGGTCGTGCTGCGGACCGACCGGCGCATGGTGGCCCGGCTGGCCAAGCTACTCGGTCTGACCAACCTGCGGGTGGAAGCACCGGATCTGGCCGACGTCGGCTGA
- a CDS encoding sensor histidine kinase: protein MDTHTAVVYRSPEEYVGSVVPFISEGLAHGEPVWAAVPEDKGPLLRHGLGDSARRVAWVDIAELGRNPGRILAAELAFAQRHRDRCVRMVAEPMWPGRSALEYPACIQHEALVNVAFVDYRVAGLCPYDASLLDDGVLADIRATHPLIRWNGSLERSADYAVDAALERCNQPLATSPAAVQYTVARPADLVGGRRHGDRYARLLGLPTDRIADLQLVITELATNSLQHAGTACRLSLWEHGGYLVCEARDTGFLGDPLAGRRPPSCDKPSPSGLFVVNAVADLLRMHTTPEGTTIHAYLRRDTRSST from the coding sequence ATGGACACGCACACCGCGGTCGTCTATCGGTCGCCGGAAGAATACGTCGGCTCCGTGGTGCCCTTTATCTCCGAAGGGTTGGCCCACGGGGAGCCGGTATGGGCGGCGGTCCCCGAAGACAAAGGGCCGTTGTTGCGTCACGGGCTGGGTGACTCGGCGAGGCGGGTGGCATGGGTCGACATTGCCGAGTTGGGCCGCAATCCGGGGCGGATCCTCGCGGCCGAGCTGGCCTTCGCCCAACGGCACCGCGACCGATGTGTCCGCATGGTCGCCGAGCCGATGTGGCCCGGCCGCAGCGCGCTGGAATACCCGGCCTGCATCCAGCACGAAGCGTTGGTCAACGTCGCGTTCGTCGACTATCGGGTGGCGGGGCTCTGCCCGTATGACGCGTCGCTGCTCGACGACGGGGTGCTGGCCGACATTCGAGCCACCCACCCGCTGATCCGGTGGAACGGATCGCTCGAACGCAGTGCCGACTACGCGGTCGACGCCGCCCTGGAACGCTGCAACCAACCGCTGGCCACGAGCCCGGCCGCGGTGCAGTACACGGTCGCCCGGCCCGCCGACCTGGTGGGTGGGCGCCGGCACGGCGATCGCTATGCCCGATTGCTCGGCCTGCCCACCGACCGGATCGCCGACCTGCAACTCGTCATCACCGAGTTGGCCACCAACAGTCTTCAGCACGCGGGGACGGCATGCCGGCTCTCGCTGTGGGAGCACGGCGGTTACCTGGTCTGCGAAGCCCGCGATACCGGCTTTCTTGGCGACCCGCTGGCCGGCCGCCGGCCGCCGAGTTGCGACAAACCGAGCCCATCCGGCCTCTTCGTGGTCAACGCGGTCGCTGATCTGCTGCGGATGCACACGACGCCGGAGGGCACCACCATCCATGCCTACCTCCGTCGCGACACCAGGTCGTCGACATGA
- a CDS encoding SGNH/GDSL hydrolase family protein: MKRYVALGSSMAAGPGIRPRANGAPFGSGRSARNYAHLVAQKCNLDLVDVMFSGATTAHVLADRQRGAPPQIDALDGSEDLVTITIGGNDVGYVPLLMAAALPAPARLLPPIRNLLNRDAREQALGQVGDSLRAVGAVVRRRAPKARVVFVDYLTLLPPDGQAAPPLSEADAELGRYVAARLEELTAAAAESTGCEIVRAGHASREHHAWSADPWTVGAALPLPWRAAPFHPNAAGMRAVAELILAD; encoded by the coding sequence ATGAAACGGTATGTGGCGCTGGGCAGTTCGATGGCGGCCGGTCCCGGTATCCGGCCGCGCGCCAATGGCGCGCCGTTCGGGTCGGGCCGCTCGGCCCGCAACTACGCGCATCTCGTCGCGCAGAAATGCAACCTCGACCTGGTCGACGTCATGTTTTCCGGTGCCACCACCGCGCATGTGCTCGCCGACCGGCAGCGCGGTGCACCGCCGCAAATCGACGCACTCGACGGTTCCGAAGACTTGGTCACGATCACGATCGGCGGCAACGACGTCGGATACGTGCCGTTGTTGATGGCGGCCGCCCTTCCCGCGCCGGCCCGGCTGCTGCCGCCGATCCGCAACCTGCTCAACCGCGATGCCCGCGAGCAGGCGCTCGGGCAAGTCGGCGACTCGCTGCGCGCGGTCGGCGCGGTGGTGCGCCGTCGCGCGCCCAAGGCCCGGGTGGTGTTCGTCGACTACCTGACCCTGCTGCCGCCGGACGGCCAAGCCGCCCCGCCGTTGTCGGAGGCCGACGCCGAGCTGGGCCGGTACGTCGCCGCCCGCCTGGAGGAGCTGACCGCGGCGGCCGCCGAGAGCACCGGCTGCGAAATCGTGCGCGCCGGACACGCCAGCCGCGAACACCACGCCTGGTCCGCCGACCCGTGGACGGTGGGTGCCGCGTTGCCGCTGCCCTGGCGCGCGGCGCCGTTTCATCCCAATGCCGCGGGGATGCGTGCGGTGGCCGAGCTGATCCTGGCTGATTAA